In the Peptoclostridium acidaminophilum DSM 3953 genome, one interval contains:
- a CDS encoding DHH family phosphoesterase: MKTKMNFKFWFPEQNTYMAIILLLAVTVLFYNWILGALWLLVIAYLLNHNRKTSDARTRQWTKYIESLSADIDETVKNAMLNLPIPFCILEIDGSINWYNNKFSDMLKKEELLGKNIEEIIPSLNLKRALNEKNELYTTVALDDRNFNVTYNIVKIDNKGEVKYLIMAYFVENTRLLSLSKRYYEEKPVFGIIQVDSFDEVLESAGSDMRPLLVADVERTLKGWADGIGAALQKTRSDRYILFMDNLILEGLEKQKFAVLDEIREINHGNSLPITLSIGIGTWGSTLLNSLEYAESALDLAQGRGGDQAVIKRKDKSTFYGGRSKGIEKKTKVKARLIAYALRDLINDSKNVLIMGHRHPDLDSMGAALGVHSMCSHLGKESNIVLQESNPSIDVLVKSIGASGDYKNVFLKKDEAMRSAHSDTLLIVVDTHRPNFTECKELLDICDRVVVIDHHRRGVEFIENAVLSYHETYASSASEMVTELIQYISEKPYISKFESEALLAGITLDTKNFTFRTGVRTFEAAAVLKKMGADTAAVKRLFQGDMETFFGKAEVIKNAVILDKIIAMSVCPENTDSLQLVIAQGADELLNIKGIKASFVLGQDTDGVIYVSARSMGEVNVQVILEKMGGGGHLDVAGAQITDSEIDEVKSRLEHIIREYLREVDL; the protein is encoded by the coding sequence ATGAAAACTAAAATGAATTTTAAGTTTTGGTTTCCTGAACAAAACACATATATGGCAATAATACTTCTGCTTGCGGTCACAGTCCTTTTCTACAATTGGATTTTGGGTGCATTGTGGCTACTGGTAATAGCATATCTTTTAAACCACAACAGGAAGACGTCGGATGCCAGAACGAGACAGTGGACAAAATATATTGAAAGCCTTTCGGCTGACATTGATGAGACTGTTAAAAATGCGATGCTCAATCTGCCCATACCTTTTTGCATACTCGAAATTGACGGCAGCATAAACTGGTACAACAACAAGTTTTCGGACATGCTCAAAAAAGAGGAGCTGCTCGGGAAAAATATTGAAGAGATAATACCAAGCCTTAACCTCAAAAGGGCGCTGAATGAAAAAAATGAGCTCTATACAACCGTGGCGCTGGATGATAGGAATTTCAACGTCACATACAACATTGTCAAGATAGACAACAAGGGAGAGGTCAAGTACCTGATAATGGCTTATTTCGTAGAAAACACCAGGCTGCTTAGCCTTTCAAAGAGGTATTACGAGGAAAAGCCGGTGTTTGGAATAATACAGGTAGACAGCTTTGACGAGGTGCTTGAGAGCGCAGGCTCTGACATGCGGCCGCTGCTTGTAGCCGATGTAGAAAGAACGCTCAAGGGCTGGGCGGACGGAATAGGAGCGGCCCTTCAAAAGACAAGGAGCGACCGTTATATTTTGTTTATGGATAACTTGATACTCGAAGGCTTGGAAAAGCAAAAGTTTGCCGTGCTTGATGAGATAAGGGAGATAAACCATGGAAATTCGCTTCCAATAACGCTCAGCATAGGAATAGGCACTTGGGGCAGCACTTTGCTAAACAGCCTTGAGTATGCGGAAAGTGCCCTTGACCTGGCACAGGGAAGAGGCGGAGATCAGGCTGTAATAAAACGAAAAGACAAGTCGACGTTTTATGGCGGAAGGTCAAAGGGTATAGAAAAGAAGACAAAGGTCAAGGCAAGACTTATAGCGTATGCCCTCAGAGACCTGATAAATGACAGCAAAAATGTTCTCATAATGGGGCACAGACATCCGGACCTGGATTCCATGGGAGCCGCGCTGGGAGTTCACAGCATGTGCAGCCATCTGGGGAAAGAATCCAACATAGTGCTTCAGGAGTCCAATCCGTCGATTGACGTGCTTGTAAAAAGCATAGGCGCTTCAGGTGACTACAAGAATGTATTCCTCAAAAAAGACGAGGCAATGCGCAGCGCACACTCCGACACGCTGCTCATAGTTGTAGACACCCACAGGCCAAACTTCACAGAGTGCAAGGAGCTGCTCGACATTTGCGATAGGGTTGTAGTGATAGATCACCACAGAAGGGGCGTTGAGTTCATAGAGAATGCGGTGCTTTCATATCACGAAACATACGCATCTTCAGCAAGCGAGATGGTAACCGAGCTGATACAGTACATTTCAGAAAAGCCATATATTTCAAAGTTTGAATCCGAGGCGCTGCTTGCGGGAATAACTCTTGACACTAAGAATTTCACCTTCAGGACGGGCGTGAGAACCTTTGAAGCAGCGGCCGTGCTCAAGAAGATGGGAGCCGATACGGCTGCTGTAAAGAGGCTGTTCCAGGGAGATATGGAAACGTTCTTTGGAAAGGCGGAGGTCATCAAAAACGCAGTCATACTAGACAAGATAATAGCCATGTCGGTATGTCCTGAAAATACGGACAGCCTGCAGCTTGTTATAGCGCAAGGAGCTGACGAGCTGCTAAACATAAAGGGAATAAAGGCGTCATTTGTCCTCGGCCAGGACACGGACGGCGTTATATATGTAAGTGCGCGTTCAATGGGTGAGGTGAATGTGCAGGTAATATTGGAAAAAATGGGCGGAGGCGGCCACCTGGATGTCGCGGGAGCCCAGATAACAGACTCTGAAATTGACGAGGTAAAATCCAGACTAGAGCATATAATACGAGAATATCTAAGGGAGGTAGATTTATAA
- a CDS encoding YybS family protein, translating into MIERNSRQRLSESALIAAIGVIFILAGTYIPLLGLLTFFTAVPYILITMRNGLRYGVMASVISAAGVSMFTDPIYGITLALLFFIPGVAIGYKGISSKEPFGPVAWGFITSIVLVMVYVKLMSILLGVDIIQRAIEMFEQAVKLQGDMIESFGKKQAAADVGELVEYMKLIIPGAIVVQAMLMSFFNYYLALSILKRTRGYSGSIPKLSEFTLPGNIALGMLIIYFLTMSAKGMAWINYENLMANITFIIIFMFFLQGFAVMGYFLNKSKINKFFRNTLLFTVIFLGPLSSIVSIVGFLDSIIDFRRIRK; encoded by the coding sequence GTGATTGAAAGAAACAGCAGGCAGAGGCTTTCTGAGTCTGCGCTAATAGCTGCAATAGGAGTCATATTCATCTTGGCAGGAACATACATACCGCTTCTTGGGTTGCTTACATTTTTCACAGCTGTTCCATACATACTCATAACAATGCGAAATGGACTCAGATATGGCGTCATGGCTTCGGTAATATCTGCGGCGGGAGTATCGATGTTTACAGATCCCATATATGGAATTACGCTTGCGCTTTTGTTTTTCATTCCCGGAGTTGCCATAGGGTATAAGGGAATATCTTCAAAGGAGCCGTTTGGTCCTGTAGCATGGGGATTTATAACTTCGATAGTGCTTGTTATGGTATATGTAAAGCTAATGTCAATATTACTGGGCGTTGACATAATACAAAGAGCCATTGAGATGTTTGAGCAGGCGGTTAAGCTTCAGGGCGATATGATAGAAAGCTTTGGAAAAAAGCAGGCAGCAGCCGACGTGGGGGAGCTAGTCGAGTATATGAAGCTCATAATTCCGGGTGCCATAGTTGTACAGGCAATGCTCATGTCGTTTTTCAACTACTATCTGGCCCTGTCCATACTAAAGAGGACGAGGGGATATTCGGGCAGCATACCAAAGCTCAGCGAGTTTACACTGCCGGGCAACATAGCTCTTGGGATGCTAATAATATATTTTCTTACAATGAGCGCTAAGGGGATGGCGTGGATAAACTACGAAAATCTCATGGCGAACATAACGTTCATAATAATATTCATGTTTTTTTTACAGGGATTCGCAGTCATGGGGTATTTCCTGAATAAATCGAAAATCAACAAGTTCTTTAGAAATACGCTTCTTTTTACGGTGATTTTTTTAGGCCCGCTTTCGTCAATAGTTTCGATCGTAGGATTCTTGGATTCCATAATAGATTTTAGAAGGATTAGAAAATGA
- the rpsR gene encoding 30S ribosomal protein S18, protein MTEKLRTRKRRKKICAFCADKNKTIDYKNVDGLKKYITERGKILPRRISGTCAKHQREITLAIKKARTIAILPYTID, encoded by the coding sequence ATGACCGAGAAATTGAGAACAAGAAAAAGAAGAAAGAAAATATGTGCTTTCTGTGCGGATAAAAACAAGACTATAGACTACAAGAACGTAGACGGCCTTAAGAAGTATATCACTGAAAGAGGCAAGATACTTCCAAGAAGAATATCTGGAACTTGTGCAAAGCACCAAAGAGAGATAACTCTTGCGATAAAGAAAGCTAGAACTATAGCTATACTTCCATACACAATTGACTAA
- a CDS encoding single-stranded DNA-binding protein, which produces MNCVILIGRLTKDPDLRYIPGTGNPVATFTVAVNRTFKNKEGNYEADFIPVQVWGKQAENCANYLQKGRQVGVSGRLQVRSYETQNGERRWVTEVVADRIEFLEWSSKENGSGTSEAPRSFEPTGLDPEGFQALDDDDIPF; this is translated from the coding sequence ATGAACTGTGTTATTTTGATTGGAAGGCTCACAAAGGACCCTGATCTTAGATACATCCCAGGAACGGGAAACCCAGTAGCCACCTTTACGGTTGCAGTAAATAGAACGTTTAAGAACAAAGAAGGCAATTACGAAGCGGACTTCATCCCTGTACAGGTTTGGGGAAAGCAGGCGGAAAACTGTGCCAACTATCTTCAAAAGGGCAGACAGGTCGGAGTTAGCGGAAGACTTCAGGTAAGAAGCTATGAGACTCAGAATGGAGAAAGAAGATGGGTGACAGAAGTTGTTGCCGACAGGATTGAATTTTTGGAATGGTCAAGCAAGGAGAATGGTTCGGGTACATCTGAAGCTCCTAGGTCTTTCGAGCCTACGGGGCTGGATCCTGAAGGATTCCAGGCTCTTGATGACGACGATATTCCATTCTAA
- the rpsF gene encoding 30S ribosomal protein S6, with protein MNTRSYELIYILKPNLDDEAKETVFNKVKDLIAVNGEIASVDTWGNRKLAYPIKKFNEGFYNLVNFTAGNDVISEIDRNLKIMDSVIRHMIVRKEVK; from the coding sequence ATGAATACAAGAAGCTACGAGCTGATTTACATTCTTAAGCCAAATCTAGATGATGAAGCTAAGGAAACTGTATTCAACAAGGTTAAAGATCTAATAGCAGTAAACGGAGAAATTGCTTCAGTTGATACTTGGGGAAACAGAAAGCTTGCTTACCCGATAAAGAAGTTCAACGAAGGATTCTACAACCTTGTTAACTTTACAGCAGGAAATGATGTAATAAGCGAAATAGACAGAAACCTTAAAATAATGGATTCTGTAATAAGACACATGATAGTTAGAAAAGAAGTAAAATAG